One genomic window of Danio rerio strain Tuebingen ecotype United States chromosome 24, GRCz12tu, whole genome shotgun sequence includes the following:
- the LOC560947 gene encoding uncharacterized protein isoform X19 codes for MSTIDFNHLSNLIPASLSPESAEELATALSTGRWWAIMEVLHPIDEERQFDFTSDHQSQTVEDEFSASGPAETADASSVTEASGELATALAAGAIMVAERPVEEPQVDISSVPFLEAPETSPGASVPENREPTTSPVLKSQPGAPVYAESDTPGYGNQIPTPAEPALGPPVCPGNGYMFQMVSAEPKDYKRLRRVSRCRRSPTLQQIREAWKQQHVEVVASRGQNRIPEPQPERPQLTDVNEIIRELLSGLEPALPPKAMREPQDEAFVNQMPHQNLQHVEVVASRGQNQIPEPQPEQQQQNEPERPQQRDLVVNRRVRGVLRGLQSARPLRRMREQDEAFVNQMPHQNLQHVEVVASRGQNQIPEPQPEQQQQNEPERPQQRDLVVNGRVRGVLRGLQSARPLRRMRELDEAFVNQMPHQNLQHVEVVASRGQNQIPEPQPEQQQQNEPERPQQRDLVINGRVRGVLRGLQSARPLRRMREQQDEAFVNQMPHQNLQHVEVVASRGQNQIPEPQPEQQQQNEPERPQQRDLVINGRVRGVLRGLQSARPLRRMREQQEEIVNLQNPPLRQPRPGPPPTYIRRTVVGSIGDFARH; via the exons ATGTCGACCATTGATTTCAACCATCTTTCCAACCTGATTCCTGCCTCTCTGTCACCTGAGAGCGCAGAAGAGCTCGCCACGGCCCTCTCCACCGGCCGCTGGTGGGCTATCATGGAGGTGTTACACCCCATCGATGAGGAGCGTCAGTTTGACTTCACTTCAGATCACCAGAGTCAAACTGTGGAG GACGAGTTTTCTGCGTCTGGTCCAGCAGAGACAGCAGATGCGTCCTCCGTCACTGAGGCCTCAGGTGAGCTCGCCACTGCCCTCGCTGCAGGGGCCATCATGGTGGCTGAGCGCCCTGTTGAGGAGCCTCAGGTTGACATCTCCTCAGTGCCGTTTTTGGAGGCACCAGAAACATCACCAGGAGCTTCTGTGCCTGAGAACAGGGAACCCACCACATCCCCAGTCCTCAAGAGCCAGCCTGGAGCTCCTGTGTATGCCGAGTCTGACACCCCGGGCTACGGAAATCAAATCCCCACGCCTGCTGAGCCAGCTTTGGGCCCACCTGTGTGTCCT GGCAACGGATACATGTTTCAGATGGTTTCAGCAGAGCCTAAAGATTATAAAAGACTTCGAAGAGTTTCGAGGTGTCGCCGGTCTCCGACTCTGCAGCAGATAAGAGAGGCATGG AAGCAGCAGCATGTGGAGGTTGTGGCCAGTAGGGGACAAAATCGAATCCCTGAACCACAACCTGAAAGACCTCAGCTGACAGATGTGAACGAAATAATCCGTGAGCTTCTGTCTGGTCTTGAGCCTGCTCTTCCTCCCAAAGCAATGAGAGAACCG CAGGATGAAGCATTTGTCAATCAGATGCCTCATCAGAACCTGCAGCATGTGGAGGTTGTGGCCAGTAGGGGACAAAATCAGATCCCTGAACCACAACCTGAGCAGCAGCAACAGAATGAACCTGAGAGACCCCAGCAGAGAGACTTAGTAGTGAACCGAAGAGTCCGTGGGGTTCTGCGTGGTCTTCAGTCTGCTCGTCCTCTCAGAAGAATGAGAGAACAG GATGAAGCATTTGTGAATCAGATGCCTCATCAGAACCTGCAGCATGTGGAGGTTGTGGCCAGTAGGGGACAAAATCAGATCCCTGAACCACAACCTGAGCAGCAGCAACAGAATGAACCTGAGAGACCTCAGCAGAGAGACTTAGTAGTGAATGGAAGAGTCCGTGGGGTTCTGCGTGGTCTTCAGTCTGCTCGTCCTCTCAGAAGAATGAGAGAATTG GATGAAGCATTTGTGAATCAGATGCCTCATCAGAACCTGCAGCATGTGGAGGTTGTGGCCAGTAGGGGACAAAATCAGATCCCTGAACCACAACCTGAGCAGCAGCAACAGAATGAACCTGAGAGACCCCAGCAGAGAGACTTAGTAATCAATGGAAGAGTCCGTGGGGTTCTGCGTGGTCTTCAGTCTGCTCGTCCTCTCAGAAGAATGAGAGAACAG CAGGATGAAGCATTTGTGAATCAGATGCCTCATCAGAACCTGCAGCATGTGGAGGTTGTGGCCAGTAGGGGACAAAATCAGATCCCTGAACCACAACCTGAGCAGCAGCAACAGAATGAACCTGAGAGACCCCAGCAGAGAGACTTAGTAATCAATGGAAGAGTCCGTGGGGTTCTGCGTGGTCTTCAGTCTGCTCGTCCTCTCAGAAGAATGAGAGAACAG CAGGAGGAAATTGTTAATCTCCAGAATCCTCCTCTCCGGCAACCCCGGCCTGGTCCACCGCCTACCTACATTCGCAGGACGGTGGTGGGCAGCATTGGAGATTTTGCACGCCATTGA
- the LOC560947 gene encoding uncharacterized protein isoform X47 gives MSTIDFNHLSNLIPASLSPESAEELATALSTGRWWAIMEVLHPIDEERQFDFTSDHQSQTVEDEFSASGPAETADASSVTEASGELATALAAGAIMVAERPVEEPQVDISSVPFLEAPETSPGASVPENREPTTSPVLKSQPGAPVYAESDTPGYGNQIPTPAEPALGPPVCPGNGYMFQMVSAEPKDYKRLRRVSRCRRSPTLQQIREAWQDEAFVNQMPHQNLQHVEVVASRGQNQIPEPQPEQQQQNEPERPQQRDLVVNRRVRGVLRGLQSARPLRRMREQQDEAFVNQMPHQNLQHVEVVASRGQNQIPEPQPEQQQQNEPERPQQRDLVVNGRVRGVLRGLQSARPLRRMRELDEAFVNQMPHQNLQHVEVVASRGQNQIPEPQPEQQQQNEPERPQQRDLVINGRVRGVLRGLQSARPLRRMREQDEAFVNQMPHQNLQHVEVVASRGQNQIPEPQPEQQQQNEPERPQQRDLVINGRVRGVLRGLQSARPLRRMREQQEEIVNLQNPPLRQPRPGPPPTYIRRTVVGSIGDFARH, from the exons ATGTCGACCATTGATTTCAACCATCTTTCCAACCTGATTCCTGCCTCTCTGTCACCTGAGAGCGCAGAAGAGCTCGCCACGGCCCTCTCCACCGGCCGCTGGTGGGCTATCATGGAGGTGTTACACCCCATCGATGAGGAGCGTCAGTTTGACTTCACTTCAGATCACCAGAGTCAAACTGTGGAG GACGAGTTTTCTGCGTCTGGTCCAGCAGAGACAGCAGATGCGTCCTCCGTCACTGAGGCCTCAGGTGAGCTCGCCACTGCCCTCGCTGCAGGGGCCATCATGGTGGCTGAGCGCCCTGTTGAGGAGCCTCAGGTTGACATCTCCTCAGTGCCGTTTTTGGAGGCACCAGAAACATCACCAGGAGCTTCTGTGCCTGAGAACAGGGAACCCACCACATCCCCAGTCCTCAAGAGCCAGCCTGGAGCTCCTGTGTATGCCGAGTCTGACACCCCGGGCTACGGAAATCAAATCCCCACGCCTGCTGAGCCAGCTTTGGGCCCACCTGTGTGTCCT GGCAACGGATACATGTTTCAGATGGTTTCAGCAGAGCCTAAAGATTATAAAAGACTTCGAAGAGTTTCGAGGTGTCGCCGGTCTCCGACTCTGCAGCAGATAAGAGAGGCATGG CAGGATGAAGCATTTGTCAATCAGATGCCTCATCAGAACCTGCAGCATGTGGAGGTTGTGGCCAGTAGGGGACAAAATCAGATCCCTGAACCACAACCTGAGCAGCAGCAACAGAATGAACCTGAGAGACCCCAGCAGAGAGACTTAGTAGTGAACCGAAGAGTCCGTGGGGTTCTGCGTGGTCTTCAGTCTGCTCGTCCTCTCAGAAGAATGAGAGAACAG CAGGATGAAGCATTTGTGAATCAGATGCCTCATCAGAACCTGCAGCATGTGGAGGTTGTGGCCAGTAGGGGACAAAATCAGATCCCTGAACCACAACCTGAGCAGCAGCAACAGAATGAACCTGAGAGACCTCAGCAGAGAGACTTAGTAGTGAATGGAAGAGTCCGTGGGGTTCTGCGTGGTCTTCAGTCTGCTCGTCCTCTCAGAAGAATGAGAGAATTG GATGAAGCATTTGTGAATCAGATGCCTCATCAGAACCTGCAGCATGTGGAGGTTGTGGCCAGTAGGGGACAAAATCAGATCCCTGAACCACAACCTGAGCAGCAGCAACAGAATGAACCTGAGAGACCCCAGCAGAGAGACTTAGTAATCAATGGAAGAGTCCGTGGGGTTCTGCGTGGTCTTCAGTCTGCTCGTCCTCTCAGAAGAATGAGAGAACAG GATGAAGCATTTGTGAATCAGATGCCTCATCAGAACCTGCAGCATGTGGAGGTTGTGGCCAGTAGGGGACAAAATCAGATCCCTGAACCACAACCTGAGCAGCAGCAACAGAATGAACCTGAGAGACCCCAGCAGAGAGACTTAGTAATCAATGGAAGAGTCCGTGGGGTTCTGCGTGGTCTTCAGTCTGCTCGTCCTCTCAGAAGAATGAGAGAACAG CAGGAGGAAATTGTTAATCTCCAGAATCCTCCTCTCCGGCAACCCCGGCCTGGTCCACCGCCTACCTACATTCGCAGGACGGTGGTGGGCAGCATTGGAGATTTTGCACGCCATTGA
- the LOC560947 gene encoding uncharacterized protein isoform X34 — protein sequence MSTIDFNHLSNLIPASLSPESAEELATALSTGRWWAIMEVLHPIDEERQFDFTSDHQSQTVEDEFSASGPAETADASSVTEASGELATALAAGAIMVAERPVEEPQVDISSVPFLEAPETSPGASVPENREPTTSPVLKSQPGAPVYAESDTPGYGNQIPTPAEPALGPPVCPGNGYMFQMVSAEPKDYKRLRRVSRCRRSPTLQQIREAWKQQHVEVVASRGQNRIPEPQPERPQLTDVNEIIRELLSGLEPALPPKAMREPQDEAFVNQMPHQNLQHVEVVASRGQNQIPEPQPEQQQQNEPERPQQRDLVVNRRVRGVLRGLQSARPLRRMREQDEAFVNQMPHQNLQHVEVVASRGQNQIPEPQPEQQQQNEPERPQQRDLVVNGRVRGVLRGLQSARPLRRMRELDEAFVNQMPHQNLQHVEVVASRGQNQIPEPQPEQQQQNEPERPQQRDLVINGRVRGVLRGLQSARPLRRMREQDEAFVNQMPHQNLQHVEVVASRGQNQIPEPQPEQQQQNEPERPQQRDLVINGRVRGVLRGLQSARPLRRMREQQEEIVNLQNPPLRQPRPGPPPTYIRRTVVGSIGDFARH from the exons ATGTCGACCATTGATTTCAACCATCTTTCCAACCTGATTCCTGCCTCTCTGTCACCTGAGAGCGCAGAAGAGCTCGCCACGGCCCTCTCCACCGGCCGCTGGTGGGCTATCATGGAGGTGTTACACCCCATCGATGAGGAGCGTCAGTTTGACTTCACTTCAGATCACCAGAGTCAAACTGTGGAG GACGAGTTTTCTGCGTCTGGTCCAGCAGAGACAGCAGATGCGTCCTCCGTCACTGAGGCCTCAGGTGAGCTCGCCACTGCCCTCGCTGCAGGGGCCATCATGGTGGCTGAGCGCCCTGTTGAGGAGCCTCAGGTTGACATCTCCTCAGTGCCGTTTTTGGAGGCACCAGAAACATCACCAGGAGCTTCTGTGCCTGAGAACAGGGAACCCACCACATCCCCAGTCCTCAAGAGCCAGCCTGGAGCTCCTGTGTATGCCGAGTCTGACACCCCGGGCTACGGAAATCAAATCCCCACGCCTGCTGAGCCAGCTTTGGGCCCACCTGTGTGTCCT GGCAACGGATACATGTTTCAGATGGTTTCAGCAGAGCCTAAAGATTATAAAAGACTTCGAAGAGTTTCGAGGTGTCGCCGGTCTCCGACTCTGCAGCAGATAAGAGAGGCATGG AAGCAGCAGCATGTGGAGGTTGTGGCCAGTAGGGGACAAAATCGAATCCCTGAACCACAACCTGAAAGACCTCAGCTGACAGATGTGAACGAAATAATCCGTGAGCTTCTGTCTGGTCTTGAGCCTGCTCTTCCTCCCAAAGCAATGAGAGAACCG CAGGATGAAGCATTTGTCAATCAGATGCCTCATCAGAACCTGCAGCATGTGGAGGTTGTGGCCAGTAGGGGACAAAATCAGATCCCTGAACCACAACCTGAGCAGCAGCAACAGAATGAACCTGAGAGACCCCAGCAGAGAGACTTAGTAGTGAACCGAAGAGTCCGTGGGGTTCTGCGTGGTCTTCAGTCTGCTCGTCCTCTCAGAAGAATGAGAGAACAG GATGAAGCATTTGTGAATCAGATGCCTCATCAGAACCTGCAGCATGTGGAGGTTGTGGCCAGTAGGGGACAAAATCAGATCCCTGAACCACAACCTGAGCAGCAGCAACAGAATGAACCTGAGAGACCTCAGCAGAGAGACTTAGTAGTGAATGGAAGAGTCCGTGGGGTTCTGCGTGGTCTTCAGTCTGCTCGTCCTCTCAGAAGAATGAGAGAATTG GATGAAGCATTTGTGAATCAGATGCCTCATCAGAACCTGCAGCATGTGGAGGTTGTGGCCAGTAGGGGACAAAATCAGATCCCTGAACCACAACCTGAGCAGCAGCAACAGAATGAACCTGAGAGACCCCAGCAGAGAGACTTAGTAATCAATGGAAGAGTCCGTGGGGTTCTGCGTGGTCTTCAGTCTGCTCGTCCTCTCAGAAGAATGAGAGAACAG GATGAAGCATTTGTGAATCAGATGCCTCATCAGAACCTGCAGCATGTGGAGGTTGTGGCCAGTAGGGGACAAAATCAGATCCCTGAACCACAACCTGAGCAGCAGCAACAGAATGAACCTGAGAGACCCCAGCAGAGAGACTTAGTAATCAATGGAAGAGTCCGTGGGGTTCTGCGTGGTCTTCAGTCTGCTCGTCCTCTCAGAAGAATGAGAGAACAG CAGGAGGAAATTGTTAATCTCCAGAATCCTCCTCTCCGGCAACCCCGGCCTGGTCCACCGCCTACCTACATTCGCAGGACGGTGGTGGGCAGCATTGGAGATTTTGCACGCCATTGA
- the LOC560947 gene encoding uncharacterized protein isoform X49 has product MSTIDFNHLSNLIPASLSPESAEELATALSTGRWWAIMEVLHPIDEERQFDFTSDHQSQTVEDEFSASGPAETADASSVTEASGELATALAAGAIMVAERPVEEPQVDISSVPFLEAPETSPGASVPENREPTTSPVLKSQPGAPVYAESDTPGYGNQIPTPAEPALGPPVCPGNGYMFQMVSAEPKDYKRLRRVSRCRRSPTLQQIREAWQDEAFVNQMPHQNLQHVEVVASRGQNQIPEPQPEQQQQNEPERPQQRDLVVNRRVRGVLRGLQSARPLRRMREQDEAFVNQMPHQNLQHVEVVASRGQNQIPEPQPEQQQQNEPERPQQRDLVVNGRVRGVLRGLQSARPLRRMRELQDEAFVNQMPHQNLQHVEVVASRGQNQIPEPQPEQQQQNEPERPQQRDLVINGRVRGVLRGLQSARPLRRMREQDEAFVNQMPHQNLQHVEVVASRGQNQIPEPQPEQQQQNEPERPQQRDLVINGRVRGVLRGLQSARPLRRMREQQEEIVNLQNPPLRQPRPGPPPTYIRRTVVGSIGDFARH; this is encoded by the exons ATGTCGACCATTGATTTCAACCATCTTTCCAACCTGATTCCTGCCTCTCTGTCACCTGAGAGCGCAGAAGAGCTCGCCACGGCCCTCTCCACCGGCCGCTGGTGGGCTATCATGGAGGTGTTACACCCCATCGATGAGGAGCGTCAGTTTGACTTCACTTCAGATCACCAGAGTCAAACTGTGGAG GACGAGTTTTCTGCGTCTGGTCCAGCAGAGACAGCAGATGCGTCCTCCGTCACTGAGGCCTCAGGTGAGCTCGCCACTGCCCTCGCTGCAGGGGCCATCATGGTGGCTGAGCGCCCTGTTGAGGAGCCTCAGGTTGACATCTCCTCAGTGCCGTTTTTGGAGGCACCAGAAACATCACCAGGAGCTTCTGTGCCTGAGAACAGGGAACCCACCACATCCCCAGTCCTCAAGAGCCAGCCTGGAGCTCCTGTGTATGCCGAGTCTGACACCCCGGGCTACGGAAATCAAATCCCCACGCCTGCTGAGCCAGCTTTGGGCCCACCTGTGTGTCCT GGCAACGGATACATGTTTCAGATGGTTTCAGCAGAGCCTAAAGATTATAAAAGACTTCGAAGAGTTTCGAGGTGTCGCCGGTCTCCGACTCTGCAGCAGATAAGAGAGGCATGG CAGGATGAAGCATTTGTCAATCAGATGCCTCATCAGAACCTGCAGCATGTGGAGGTTGTGGCCAGTAGGGGACAAAATCAGATCCCTGAACCACAACCTGAGCAGCAGCAACAGAATGAACCTGAGAGACCCCAGCAGAGAGACTTAGTAGTGAACCGAAGAGTCCGTGGGGTTCTGCGTGGTCTTCAGTCTGCTCGTCCTCTCAGAAGAATGAGAGAACAG GATGAAGCATTTGTGAATCAGATGCCTCATCAGAACCTGCAGCATGTGGAGGTTGTGGCCAGTAGGGGACAAAATCAGATCCCTGAACCACAACCTGAGCAGCAGCAACAGAATGAACCTGAGAGACCTCAGCAGAGAGACTTAGTAGTGAATGGAAGAGTCCGTGGGGTTCTGCGTGGTCTTCAGTCTGCTCGTCCTCTCAGAAGAATGAGAGAATTG CAGGATGAAGCATTTGTGAATCAGATGCCTCATCAGAACCTGCAGCATGTGGAGGTTGTGGCCAGTAGGGGACAAAATCAGATCCCTGAACCACAACCTGAGCAGCAGCAACAGAATGAACCTGAGAGACCCCAGCAGAGAGACTTAGTAATCAATGGAAGAGTCCGTGGGGTTCTGCGTGGTCTTCAGTCTGCTCGTCCTCTCAGAAGAATGAGAGAACAG GATGAAGCATTTGTGAATCAGATGCCTCATCAGAACCTGCAGCATGTGGAGGTTGTGGCCAGTAGGGGACAAAATCAGATCCCTGAACCACAACCTGAGCAGCAGCAACAGAATGAACCTGAGAGACCCCAGCAGAGAGACTTAGTAATCAATGGAAGAGTCCGTGGGGTTCTGCGTGGTCTTCAGTCTGCTCGTCCTCTCAGAAGAATGAGAGAACAG CAGGAGGAAATTGTTAATCTCCAGAATCCTCCTCTCCGGCAACCCCGGCCTGGTCCACCGCCTACCTACATTCGCAGGACGGTGGTGGGCAGCATTGGAGATTTTGCACGCCATTGA
- the LOC560947 gene encoding uncharacterized protein isoform X26: MSTIDFNHLSNLIPASLSPESAEELATALSTGRWWAIMEVLHPIDEERQFDFTSDHQSQTVEDEFSASGPAETADASSVTEASGELATALAAGAIMVAERPVEEPQVDISSVPFLEAPETSPGASVPENREPTTSPVLKSQPGAPVYAESDTPGYGNQIPTPAEPALGPPVCPGNGYMFQMVSAEPKDYKRLRRVSRCRRSPTLQQIREAWKQQHVEVVASRGQNRIPEPQPERPQLTDVNEIIRELLSGLEPALPPKAMREPDEAFVNQMPHQNLQHVEVVASRGQNQIPEPQPEQQQQNEPERPQQRDLVVNRRVRGVLRGLQSARPLRRMREQDEAFVNQMPHQNLQHVEVVASRGQNQIPEPQPEQQQQNEPERPQQRDLVVNGRVRGVLRGLQSARPLRRMRELDEAFVNQMPHQNLQHVEVVASRGQNQIPEPQPEQQQQNEPERPQQRDLVINGRVRGVLRGLQSARPLRRMREQQDEAFVNQMPHQNLQHVEVVASRGQNQIPEPQPEQQQQNEPERPQQRDLVINGRVRGVLRGLQSARPLRRMREQQEEIVNLQNPPLRQPRPGPPPTYIRRTVVGSIGDFARH, translated from the exons ATGTCGACCATTGATTTCAACCATCTTTCCAACCTGATTCCTGCCTCTCTGTCACCTGAGAGCGCAGAAGAGCTCGCCACGGCCCTCTCCACCGGCCGCTGGTGGGCTATCATGGAGGTGTTACACCCCATCGATGAGGAGCGTCAGTTTGACTTCACTTCAGATCACCAGAGTCAAACTGTGGAG GACGAGTTTTCTGCGTCTGGTCCAGCAGAGACAGCAGATGCGTCCTCCGTCACTGAGGCCTCAGGTGAGCTCGCCACTGCCCTCGCTGCAGGGGCCATCATGGTGGCTGAGCGCCCTGTTGAGGAGCCTCAGGTTGACATCTCCTCAGTGCCGTTTTTGGAGGCACCAGAAACATCACCAGGAGCTTCTGTGCCTGAGAACAGGGAACCCACCACATCCCCAGTCCTCAAGAGCCAGCCTGGAGCTCCTGTGTATGCCGAGTCTGACACCCCGGGCTACGGAAATCAAATCCCCACGCCTGCTGAGCCAGCTTTGGGCCCACCTGTGTGTCCT GGCAACGGATACATGTTTCAGATGGTTTCAGCAGAGCCTAAAGATTATAAAAGACTTCGAAGAGTTTCGAGGTGTCGCCGGTCTCCGACTCTGCAGCAGATAAGAGAGGCATGG AAGCAGCAGCATGTGGAGGTTGTGGCCAGTAGGGGACAAAATCGAATCCCTGAACCACAACCTGAAAGACCTCAGCTGACAGATGTGAACGAAATAATCCGTGAGCTTCTGTCTGGTCTTGAGCCTGCTCTTCCTCCCAAAGCAATGAGAGAACCG GATGAAGCATTTGTCAATCAGATGCCTCATCAGAACCTGCAGCATGTGGAGGTTGTGGCCAGTAGGGGACAAAATCAGATCCCTGAACCACAACCTGAGCAGCAGCAACAGAATGAACCTGAGAGACCCCAGCAGAGAGACTTAGTAGTGAACCGAAGAGTCCGTGGGGTTCTGCGTGGTCTTCAGTCTGCTCGTCCTCTCAGAAGAATGAGAGAACAG GATGAAGCATTTGTGAATCAGATGCCTCATCAGAACCTGCAGCATGTGGAGGTTGTGGCCAGTAGGGGACAAAATCAGATCCCTGAACCACAACCTGAGCAGCAGCAACAGAATGAACCTGAGAGACCTCAGCAGAGAGACTTAGTAGTGAATGGAAGAGTCCGTGGGGTTCTGCGTGGTCTTCAGTCTGCTCGTCCTCTCAGAAGAATGAGAGAATTG GATGAAGCATTTGTGAATCAGATGCCTCATCAGAACCTGCAGCATGTGGAGGTTGTGGCCAGTAGGGGACAAAATCAGATCCCTGAACCACAACCTGAGCAGCAGCAACAGAATGAACCTGAGAGACCCCAGCAGAGAGACTTAGTAATCAATGGAAGAGTCCGTGGGGTTCTGCGTGGTCTTCAGTCTGCTCGTCCTCTCAGAAGAATGAGAGAACAG CAGGATGAAGCATTTGTGAATCAGATGCCTCATCAGAACCTGCAGCATGTGGAGGTTGTGGCCAGTAGGGGACAAAATCAGATCCCTGAACCACAACCTGAGCAGCAGCAACAGAATGAACCTGAGAGACCCCAGCAGAGAGACTTAGTAATCAATGGAAGAGTCCGTGGGGTTCTGCGTGGTCTTCAGTCTGCTCGTCCTCTCAGAAGAATGAGAGAACAG CAGGAGGAAATTGTTAATCTCCAGAATCCTCCTCTCCGGCAACCCCGGCCTGGTCCACCGCCTACCTACATTCGCAGGACGGTGGTGGGCAGCATTGGAGATTTTGCACGCCATTGA
- the LOC560947 gene encoding uncharacterized protein isoform X35, which yields MSTIDFNHLSNLIPASLSPESAEELATALSTGRWWAIMEVLHPIDEERQFDFTSDHQSQTVEDEFSASGPAETADASSVTEASGELATALAAGAIMVAERPVEEPQVDISSVPFLEAPETSPGASVPENREPTTSPVLKSQPGAPVYAESDTPGYGNQIPTPAEPALGPPVCPGNGYMFQMVSAEPKDYKRLRRVSRCRRSPTLQQIREAWQQHVEVVASRGQNRIPEPQPERPQLTDVNEIIRELLSGLEPALPPKAMREPQDEAFVNQMPHQNLQHVEVVASRGQNQIPEPQPEQQQQNEPERPQQRDLVVNRRVRGVLRGLQSARPLRRMREQDEAFVNQMPHQNLQHVEVVASRGQNQIPEPQPEQQQQNEPERPQQRDLVVNGRVRGVLRGLQSARPLRRMRELQDEAFVNQMPHQNLQHVEVVASRGQNQIPEPQPEQQQQNEPERPQQRDLVINGRVRGVLRGLQSARPLRRMREQDEAFVNQMPHQNLQHVEVVASRGQNQIPEPQPEQQQQNEPERPQQRDLVINGRVRGVLRGLQSARPLRRMREQQEEIVNLQNPPLRQPRPGPPPTYIRRTVVGSIGDFARH from the exons ATGTCGACCATTGATTTCAACCATCTTTCCAACCTGATTCCTGCCTCTCTGTCACCTGAGAGCGCAGAAGAGCTCGCCACGGCCCTCTCCACCGGCCGCTGGTGGGCTATCATGGAGGTGTTACACCCCATCGATGAGGAGCGTCAGTTTGACTTCACTTCAGATCACCAGAGTCAAACTGTGGAG GACGAGTTTTCTGCGTCTGGTCCAGCAGAGACAGCAGATGCGTCCTCCGTCACTGAGGCCTCAGGTGAGCTCGCCACTGCCCTCGCTGCAGGGGCCATCATGGTGGCTGAGCGCCCTGTTGAGGAGCCTCAGGTTGACATCTCCTCAGTGCCGTTTTTGGAGGCACCAGAAACATCACCAGGAGCTTCTGTGCCTGAGAACAGGGAACCCACCACATCCCCAGTCCTCAAGAGCCAGCCTGGAGCTCCTGTGTATGCCGAGTCTGACACCCCGGGCTACGGAAATCAAATCCCCACGCCTGCTGAGCCAGCTTTGGGCCCACCTGTGTGTCCT GGCAACGGATACATGTTTCAGATGGTTTCAGCAGAGCCTAAAGATTATAAAAGACTTCGAAGAGTTTCGAGGTGTCGCCGGTCTCCGACTCTGCAGCAGATAAGAGAGGCATGG CAGCAGCATGTGGAGGTTGTGGCCAGTAGGGGACAAAATCGAATCCCTGAACCACAACCTGAAAGACCTCAGCTGACAGATGTGAACGAAATAATCCGTGAGCTTCTGTCTGGTCTTGAGCCTGCTCTTCCTCCCAAAGCAATGAGAGAACCG CAGGATGAAGCATTTGTCAATCAGATGCCTCATCAGAACCTGCAGCATGTGGAGGTTGTGGCCAGTAGGGGACAAAATCAGATCCCTGAACCACAACCTGAGCAGCAGCAACAGAATGAACCTGAGAGACCCCAGCAGAGAGACTTAGTAGTGAACCGAAGAGTCCGTGGGGTTCTGCGTGGTCTTCAGTCTGCTCGTCCTCTCAGAAGAATGAGAGAACAG GATGAAGCATTTGTGAATCAGATGCCTCATCAGAACCTGCAGCATGTGGAGGTTGTGGCCAGTAGGGGACAAAATCAGATCCCTGAACCACAACCTGAGCAGCAGCAACAGAATGAACCTGAGAGACCTCAGCAGAGAGACTTAGTAGTGAATGGAAGAGTCCGTGGGGTTCTGCGTGGTCTTCAGTCTGCTCGTCCTCTCAGAAGAATGAGAGAATTG CAGGATGAAGCATTTGTGAATCAGATGCCTCATCAGAACCTGCAGCATGTGGAGGTTGTGGCCAGTAGGGGACAAAATCAGATCCCTGAACCACAACCTGAGCAGCAGCAACAGAATGAACCTGAGAGACCCCAGCAGAGAGACTTAGTAATCAATGGAAGAGTCCGTGGGGTTCTGCGTGGTCTTCAGTCTGCTCGTCCTCTCAGAAGAATGAGAGAACAG GATGAAGCATTTGTGAATCAGATGCCTCATCAGAACCTGCAGCATGTGGAGGTTGTGGCCAGTAGGGGACAAAATCAGATCCCTGAACCACAACCTGAGCAGCAGCAACAGAATGAACCTGAGAGACCCCAGCAGAGAGACTTAGTAATCAATGGAAGAGTCCGTGGGGTTCTGCGTGGTCTTCAGTCTGCTCGTCCTCTCAGAAGAATGAGAGAACAG CAGGAGGAAATTGTTAATCTCCAGAATCCTCCTCTCCGGCAACCCCGGCCTGGTCCACCGCCTACCTACATTCGCAGGACGGTGGTGGGCAGCATTGGAGATTTTGCACGCCATTGA